TCCCCGTTGGAGGAAGTAGAAGATCTGGTCCTCTCCGATTCTCGAAGTGGTCGCCTCGTGCTCGACCTGAGCGGTCGGGTTGTTGACCTCGATATACGGGAAGGTATGAGCGCCACATTCTTCGCCGATGAGCATCGAATCACATTCGGCATAACTACGCGCACCCTCAGCGCCCTTCATGATCTTGACCAGTCCGCGATACGAGTTCTGCGAGCGACCAGCTGAGATACCTTTAGAGATGATGGTGCTCCTCGTGTTCTTCCCGAGGTGGATCATCTTGGTTCCCGTGTCGGCCTGCTGCATGTTGTTCGTGAGTGCGACCGAATAGAACTCACCGATCGAGTTATCCCCTTTGAGGATACAGCTCGGGTACTTCCACGTAATCGCTGAGCCCGTCTCGACCTGCGTCCAGGAAATCTTGGACGACTCGCCAGCGCAAAGTCCGCGCTTCGTCACAAAGTTGTAAATTCCGCCCTTCCCGTCTTTGTCTCCGGCGTACCAGTTTTGTACGGTCGAGTACTTGATCTCGGCGCGCTCCATGGCGACCAATTCCACCACGGCGGCGTGCAACTGGTTCGTGTCGAACTGTGGAGCCGTGCAGCCTTCAAGGTAGCTCACGTACGCGTCGTCCTCACACACAATCAAAGTGCGCTCGAACTGACCGGAATCCTGCGTGTTGATGCGGAAATAAGTCGAGAGTTCCATCGGAGACTTTACGCCTTTGGGCACAAACACAAAGGAGCCATCGGAGAACACAGCCGAGTTCAGGGCCGCGTAGAAGTTGTCGGTATAAGGCACCACGGAGCCCAAGTACTTCTGAACCAGGTCCGGGTACTCTTTGATGGCCTCACTGAACGAGCAGAAAATCACGCCCGCATCTTTGAGCTTCTTCTTGAAGGTCGTAGCCACACTGACGCTGTCAAAGACGGCATCCACAGCCACGTTTTGCAGCATCTTCTGCTCGTAGAGCGGGATCCCGAGCTTCTCATAGACTTCGAGAATCTGTGGGTCGACCTCATCGAGGCTTTCTTTCTGCTTCTTAACCTTGGGGGCCGAGTAGTAGATGATGTCCTGGAAGTTCGGCTTTTCATATGTCACGTTGGGCCACTCGGGCTCTTCGAGCGTAAGCCAATGCCGATAGGCTTTGAGACGCCACTCCAACATCCACTCCGGCTCTTCCTTCTTGGCCGAAAGCGCCCGAATAATGTCTTCATCCAGACCGCGTGGAAGCTGGTCAGCCTCGATATCCGAAACAAATCCGTATTTGTACGGCTTGTCTATCATTGCTTGAATTTCAGAACTCATATCTTCTCCTCATGCGACCGGGCAGAATACTTCATCTGGTGGGGGCGCGAGTTTCTGTAGGTAATTGGTTACAGCGTTTTGATCTCTTAAGAGCACTGCGATCGAGACATTATCGAGGGTTCGCACTACGAACTCAGCGATATGGCTCCAGACGGGCCTAAGCGTACATTTGCACTCGTGTGCACACGCCGTGAGCTCGCCGGTATAGCGCTCGCAAATCTCATCGATATCGAACATGCCGCCTAGCGCACGCACAGCGTCACCAACACTGATGCGGTCGGGCGAGCGGGCGAGCACGTAGCCTCCGTTGACGCCACGCTTGGCCTCGATCAAGTCGTTTTGAGCCAAGATGCGCAATATCTTTTGGGTGTACGGAAGCGAGAGCCCTTCTTTTTCGGCAATGGTTTGCGCCGAAATAGGCTCTTCTGGATGCCGTGCGACATGCAGCAAACATCTCAATCCGTATTCTTCCAGGGCTGTGATTTTCATAGTCTCAGTCCTCCGAGGCGGCGGACCCTACACAAAGGGTTTAAGAACATCAACGCCAAAACCATACAATTTTGCATCAATTTTGACTCAACGGCATTGGGCTTGGTCCTTCGCCGTCTTTAGGATGCATCACTACCCCAAATTGATTCCAAATACCATACTTTTTTGTATTAGAATTTAACGCGGGAGAATCCAGTCCCACGCATCACGTGCCGCGTCCGTCCATGTGAATGCGTGAAAGCTATGAGGACCGTCAAAGGACTGCATCTCCACCTTCGAACCTGAAGACGAAAGGACTGTGAAAAGCGCATCAGAATGGACGCGCAGCGGATCCTGTGTCGCGCGAACGACCTTCACCAACCCACGCACCCTCGCGCCACTGGTCAATAGGTCGATAGGATCAGGCACCTCTGCGCTGCCGGCAAACGCCAGCCGTGCGCGCTCAACTTCGGATTCGGCCATCTTCGAGTCACAACGCACGTTGCGCTTCATATCCATAAGCCCCGAGATGGGCACAGTCAGTGTAGGCCTAAACCCAAGCCGCTCGATTCGCCGCGCCCAAACCTCGTCTACCTCGCCGCTCATCGCGAGAGCGGTCATCATGACCAGGTAAGCGCCTGCTGACTCTCCAACCAACACAACTTCCGGACCTTCAACACCCAGCAACTCACGATTCGCGGCAGCCCACTCGAGCGCCGATGCGATATCCTGGAGAGCAGACGGATATTTGTGTTCAGGAGCAAGCCTGTAATTCACATTCAGAGTGACGTAGCCACGAGCCGCAATCTCGCGCGCGATATGCCGATGCGAGTCCTTGCTGAGCAGCCTGAACCCACCGCCGTGTACGTGAATAGCGATGCCTTTCGTTGGGCCCACGGGCATCAACACGTCGAGACGGTGCGCGGGATCTGGGCCGTAGGGGATATCGGCCAATACATTGACCTTCTCACTGGAAATCTCAAGCTTCCCCAAAAAGTCCGCGGCCCCAAACAAAAATCCCACGCCAAATTCGGCAAGTGCTCGTTCGGTTTGAGTTGCGGTGCTGACAAGTGCGCTGAGAAAAGGCATAGTGACCTCCTGATAAGCAAGATGCACCCCTGTGCAACTTGGTGCGCCTAGATTCCAAGATGTCCACCGACCTGACTCGCCCCATTCCAGCCATTACTCTCAAGGCACTCGACCGGGTGAGCCGATACTTTGACACTCAACTTTACGACGCTCACAAGATTCCCGAAGGTGGTGTCCTCATCGTAGGAAACCACGCGCTCGCTGGGATTGACGCGCTCGCACTGATGCCGAAACTCTACGATGCGACTGGCCGAGCCCCGCGTGGCTTGGGCTTGAAGGCGCTCTTTGATGTCCCTGTCCTCAAGAATATTCTGGAGGAATGTGGGGCGGTGGCAGGTGAACGAAAGACGGCGTGTGAGCTGCTCGAGGCTCAAGAGATGGTGGTCGTCTATCCCGGTGGCGCCAAGGACTCGCTCAAGACGCGCTCAGAGCGCTACCGCCTCAAATGGGATGGTCGCAACGGTTTCGCACATGTAGCCATCAAGACGGGAAAGCCGGTTGTACCTATCGCCGGAATTGGCCCCGACGAAGTGTTCCCCATATTAACAAGCCATGGACTCCGCGTGCCATGGCTCAACAATCAGCGGGTGCCACTCTTTTTGCCGTTGGCACGTCGCGTGCCGTTCAGGTTCTACGTGGGTGACCCCATCTACCCTCCAGAGCACACGCTTGAGACCGATTCATCGCACTTCGCTCGGGAGGTCTCGACCGCTTTGCAAGACCTCATCGATCGAGGTCTGAAAGAGCGTCCTTAGAAACGCGTGTTCACCGTGCAAACGGTCTGTGATACCACGTTTGACGACCCACTGATGTGTCAAACCACAGGCCAACCATTATGCCGCAACATGCCCCTGTCAGGCGCAAAGACGCGCTCGAATACCACGAGTTTCCGACACCCGGAAAATTCGAGATCACCCCCACCAAGCCTCTCTCTTCTCAACGTGACCTCGCCCTTGCCTACTCACCAGGAGTGGCCGAGCCTTGTCGAGAGATCGTCAAAGAACCGAATGACGTGTTTCGCTACACGAACAAGGGAAATCTGGTTGCGGTGATCACGAACGGGACGGCGGTTTTGGGCCTTGGGAATATCGGGCCACTCGCGGCTAAACCCGTCATGGAAGGCAAGGCCGTCTTGCTCAAGTCGCTGGCCAATATCGACACCTTCGACATTGAATTGGATGCGGCCGACCCGGACGTTTTTATTCAGTGCGTCAAAGCCATGGAGCCCACATTTGGCGCCATCAATCTTGAAGACATCAAGGCGCCGGAGTGCTTTTATATCGAAGAGCAACTCCGTGAGAAAATGAACATTCCGGTCTTCCACGACGACCAGCATGGAACGGCCATTATCGTGAGTGCGGCACTTATCAATGCTGCCCTTTTGCAACAAAAGGAGATGGGCGAACTCAAGGTGGTGTTCAGCGGTGCGGGCGCAGCGGCCATAGCGACCGCTCGGCTCTTCTGCAGCCTCGGCGTCATGCGCGAAAACATCATCATGACGGATATCGAGGGGGTGATTCATTCGGAGCGCGAGGGGCTCGACGAGTGGAGACGCTATTTCGCCAAAGATACCAAGTTCCGCACCCTGGCTGAGTGCCTGGTAGGAGCGGACGTTTTTGTGGGTCTCTCCGCCGGAGGCGTCATGTCTCAAGACATGGTCCGAACGATGGCGGCAAAAGCCATCATCTTTGCGCTCGCAAACCCCGACCCCGAGATTTCCTATCCAGACGCACGCGCTGTCCGCGACGATATCATCATGGGTACGGGCCGAAGCGACTTCCCAAATCAGGTCAATAACGTACTTGGCTTTCCGTTCCTCTTCAGGGGCGCTCTGGATGTTGGGGCGACCACGATCAATGAAGAGATGAAGATCGCCGCGGTTCACGCCA
This Microvenator marinus DNA region includes the following protein-coding sequences:
- a CDS encoding alpha/beta hydrolase; protein product: MPFLSALVSTATQTERALAEFGVGFLFGAADFLGKLEISSEKVNVLADIPYGPDPAHRLDVLMPVGPTKGIAIHVHGGGFRLLSKDSHRHIAREIAARGYVTLNVNYRLAPEHKYPSALQDIASALEWAAANRELLGVEGPEVVLVGESAGAYLVMMTALAMSGEVDEVWARRIERLGFRPTLTVPISGLMDMKRNVRCDSKMAESEVERARLAFAGSAEVPDPIDLLTSGARVRGLVKVVRATQDPLRVHSDALFTVLSSSGSKVEMQSFDGPHSFHAFTWTDAARDAWDWILPR
- a CDS encoding RrF2 family transcriptional regulator — protein: MKITALEEYGLRCLLHVARHPEEPISAQTIAEKEGLSLPYTQKILRILAQNDLIEAKRGVNGGYVLARSPDRISVGDAVRALGGMFDIDEICERYTGELTACAHECKCTLRPVWSHIAEFVVRTLDNVSIAVLLRDQNAVTNYLQKLAPPPDEVFCPVA
- a CDS encoding lysophospholipid acyltransferase family protein, whose amino-acid sequence is MSTDLTRPIPAITLKALDRVSRYFDTQLYDAHKIPEGGVLIVGNHALAGIDALALMPKLYDATGRAPRGLGLKALFDVPVLKNILEECGAVAGERKTACELLEAQEMVVVYPGGAKDSLKTRSERYRLKWDGRNGFAHVAIKTGKPVVPIAGIGPDEVFPILTSHGLRVPWLNNQRVPLFLPLARRVPFRFYVGDPIYPPEHTLETDSSHFAREVSTALQDLIDRGLKERP
- the sufB gene encoding Fe-S cluster assembly protein SufB, which translates into the protein MSSEIQAMIDKPYKYGFVSDIEADQLPRGLDEDIIRALSAKKEEPEWMLEWRLKAYRHWLTLEEPEWPNVTYEKPNFQDIIYYSAPKVKKQKESLDEVDPQILEVYEKLGIPLYEQKMLQNVAVDAVFDSVSVATTFKKKLKDAGVIFCSFSEAIKEYPDLVQKYLGSVVPYTDNFYAALNSAVFSDGSFVFVPKGVKSPMELSTYFRINTQDSGQFERTLIVCEDDAYVSYLEGCTAPQFDTNQLHAAVVELVAMERAEIKYSTVQNWYAGDKDGKGGIYNFVTKRGLCAGESSKISWTQVETGSAITWKYPSCILKGDNSIGEFYSVALTNNMQQADTGTKMIHLGKNTRSTIISKGISAGRSQNSYRGLVKIMKGAEGARSYAECDSMLIGEECGAHTFPYIEVNNPTAQVEHEATTSRIGEDQIFYFLQRGIDEENAISMIINGFCKDVFRELPMEFAVEAQKLLGIKLEGSVG